In one Carassius carassius chromosome 48, fCarCar2.1, whole genome shotgun sequence genomic region, the following are encoded:
- the LOC132131664 gene encoding uncharacterized protein LOC132131664: MLDELGVESIEDLTLVEERDLVKYLKPIQSRKLLKGIKDGLVTLNMELVSAPDPSAPSSLTPCPPNTTFQPPNQLLPSPPSTAPSTSSALHSGVPWHVDFRLNWDQVSPAIRLRVEKEERPLPDERKALVVVLVDQMMQHDRNPTRAMCHNVVRNIVRSHPKSFGDIGKYGDTAGDGCHSLLQQVKTRVEYKNRNKTLAQRRRESRPRTGMAGEARLARGPVDQYGCVRWGPADLPEGETEATLENIKRDLLNIYSGMPSIVFWEEGMSGAERAEPMMEKTYVILRKYLNKVPAAAMSEIKQEWPFLFSQKCLFSHFGLLTDVDVLQKLQEAISRRGQTILDYCATLDNPKIRDVLACYDPDSDKAACILLLLMLYFKEPKESLMLEVDPCATAVDVNTAELPGTPCLIIQGVMMKPSGWLISIEGHVVMGPQPFFLHGVAAFFSSYYVFNLEYPAAGSSTLEFIQRCFLGINPERGSKTKKRTTMNPHVSTLLRKLIDFEWAS, from the exons ATGCTGGATGAGCTTGGGGTCGAGTCTATTGAAGATCTGACCTTGGTGGAGGAGAGGGATCTGGTGAAATACCTCAAACCTATCCAAAGTCGGAAGTTATTGAAGGGCATCAAGGACG GACTTGTTACTCTTAATATGGAGTTGGTCTCTGCTCCTGATCCAAGTGCTCCAAGTTCCCTAACTCCATGTCCTCCAAACACAACATTCCAGCCTCCAAATCAGCTGTTGCCCAGCCCTCCAAGCACTGCCCCAAGCACGTCAAGCGCTTTACACTCTGGCGTACCATGGCATGTTGACTTTCGTCTCAACTGGGACCAGGTGTCACCAGCCATTCGACTTAGAGTGGAAAAAGAAGAAAGACCATTGCCAGACGAGAGAAAGGCTCTCGTGGTCGTGCTCGTGGACCAAATGATGCAGCACGACCGCAACCCAACCAGAGCCATGTGCCACAACGTTGTGAGAAACATTGTCAG GAGCCATCCAAAATCATTTGGCGACATTGGCAAGTACGGTGATACTGCTGGAGACGGATGTCACTCTCTTCTGCAACAAGTAAAAACGAGAGTGGAGTACAAAAATAGGAATAAAACTCTTGCTCAACGCCGCAGAGAAAGTAGACCGCGCACGGGAATGGCAGGAGAGGCCAGACTGGCAAGAGGTCCTGTTGACCAATACGG GTGTGTCAGGTGGGGCCCAGCAGATTTGCCAGAGGGGGAGACCGAGGCAACGTTGGAGAATATAAAGAGGGATCTGCTGAACATCTACTCAGGCATGCCATCTATTGTCTTTTGGG AGGAAGGAATGAGTGGGGCAGAGAGAGCAGAACCAATGATGGAAAAGACATACGTCATCCTGCGGAAATACCTTAACAAAGTGCCTGCTGCAGCGATGTCTGAGATCAAACAGGAATGGCCATTTCTCTTCTCTCAGAAATGCCTATTCTCGCACTTTGGCCTCCTGACGGACGTCGATGTCCTTCAGAAGCTACAGGAGGCAATTAGTCGACGAGGACAGACCATCCTGGATTACTGTGCAACACTGGACAACCCCAAGATCCGTGATGTTCTGGCCTGCTATGATCCAGACTCTGACAAGGCTGCCTGCATTCTGCTGCTCCTAATGTTGTACTTCAAAGAGCCGAAAGAGAGTTTGATGCTTGAAGTTGAT CCATGTGCCACTGCTGTGGACGTCAATACTGCAGAACTCCCCGGAACCCCCTGCTTGATCATTCAAG GTGTCATGATGAAGCCCTCTGGATGGCTTATATCCATCGAGGGACATGTCGTGATGGGcccacaacctttctttttacacggAGTAGCTGCTTTCTTCAGCAGCTATTACGTATTCAACCTTGAGTATCCTGCCGCTGGATCTTCGACACTGGAGTTCATTCAAAG ATGCTTCCTGGGCATCAATCCTGAAAGAGGCTCAAAGACCAAGAAGCGGACAACAATGAACCCTCATGTGAGCACCCTTTTGAGGAAACTTATTGACTTTGAGTGGgcatcatag